The following coding sequences lie in one Helicoverpa armigera isolate CAAS_96S chromosome 8, ASM3070526v1, whole genome shotgun sequence genomic window:
- the LOC110382900 gene encoding von Willebrand factor A domain-containing protein 8: MYNPAVTVRRIDVLIRILGHRKAILAANPVRSYSSEDKVTIGDVSKEIKNPKKVEYVPRKYLTIEDTEIKSLSQSTLRNLRWMMQKDLLGQDMFLLGRPGPSRRKVALQYLELTQRELEYVALSRDTTEADLKQRREIQSSTAKYFDQSAVRAAVEGRVLVLEGIEKAERNVLPVLNNLLENREMHLEDGRFLVPASRYDKLLEEHGAEEVSKWRLVRVDENFRVIALGLPVPRYSGQPLDPPLRSRFQARDVATIGFSEHLSVLKDEAPRVDSVKLEQVLSAAYALISPELQQVSLPDFPVDSLQAAALILERNPNIPIHKLIYLLYPYHSFLTREHVKNVEAVLHNLSVNTRPKWNISLQGVDIKGNHALVAMEINGAKSEFSVPYGGRKQGVEDRRVVKTAYQSELLNELLLSHSVGDFCIIGPKGCGKSLLVSQLSSLLGYTIEPIVLYQDMTARDLVQQRTTLDNGDTVWRNSALVEAALKGHMAVLDGLHRIHASTLAVLHRLVHDRELQLHDGTRLLRHDRYDELLKSGITEAQLQENGVRKIHPAFRIVALAEPPVLGRGQQWLSPEILSLFIFHEMRNLSKTEEIFIINSLFGDISQPLHSIINLADELRRSEDSTLKNLSSSLSTRQLLRIASRMSKYPTDSAYETVQQTFLAKFLPNLARRALDGASQKLGIDPPRRVGIFGNNPSETKVKCSVKNNVLTIGNTSTEIFKTEALTKVPDILFYDVPQHMRLLEWLLQDFLLGNHLLLVGNQGVGKNKIADRLLQLLNRPREYIQLHRDTTVQSLTVQPTVKDGVVVYEDSPLVKAVKYGHVLVVDEADKAPTHVTCILKTLVENGEMILSDGRRIVPKHMLESSGGDVSSFIPVHDDFRMIVLANRPGFPFLGNDFFASLGDLFSCHAVDNPSVESEMELLRSYGPDVPHDVMKKLVQAFAILRDKADQGQLTYPYSTRELVNIVKHLQKYPTEDLATAIGNVFDFDRYSKDMADTLLEVLHASGLPVEGVLEGRSKEALKKIQMTIDRHSGLGTTAPKHGKEDPNNDPHVGGNTWAGGTGGRDTAGLGGKGGPYRLDKGHDVHQLSDAEKDDVPEHVKKAAREMNRKAFEERLKEINMSEFDAKLYGQFYRAVQPQIGALRGVLAELQAKKKERHWSRHQTSGELDDGKIIEGLAGERSIYRRRTDQEPPPGAPPEKPKRLRLVVDVSGSMYRFNSYDGRLERSMEAVVLLTEALKGYEARIRYDMLGHSGEEHALELVRVDRPPDNEKERLKIIRLMHAHAQFCWSGDNTLPAAQHAIATVAAEDADEAIVLILSDANLRRYGIQPEDLGTILTSDHRVQAHVIFIGSLGDEANALLRRLPAGHAHVCMDVAALPQIMQQIFASSLLQSS; the protein is encoded by the exons atGTATAATCCCGCAGTAACAGTTCGAAGGATTGATGTTTTGATTCGTATTTTGGGGCATCGTAAAGCTATATTAGCCGCAAATCCAGTGAGAAGTTATTCTAGCGAAGATAAAGTGACTATAGGAGATGTCAGCAAGGAGATCAAGAACCCCAAAAAAGTTGAATATGTGCCTCGGAAGTATC TAACAATTGAAGatacagaaataaaatcacTCTCACAGAGTACTCTAAGAAATCTAAGATGGATGATGCAAAAGGATTTACTTGGGCAAGACATGTTCTTATTAGGCAGGCCGGGACCAAGCAG GAGGAAAGTAGCCCTTCAATACTTAGAGCTGACACAAAGAGAATTAGAATATGTGGCTCTCTCCCGTGACACAACAGAAGCTGACCTCAAGCAGAGGAGAGAGATCCAGAGCTCCACTGCCAAGTATTTTGACCAG aGTGCCGTCCGCGCAGCAGTGGAAGGTCGCGTGCTCGTTCTAGAAGGAATAGAAAAGGCAGAGCGTAATGTGTTGCCAGTGTTAAATAATTTGCTTGAAAACAGGGAGATGCACTTAGAAGACGGAAGGTTTTTGGTGCCTGCTTCTAGATACGATAAACTGTTGGAG GAACACGGTGCCGAAGAAGTATCAAAATGGCGTCTTGTCCGTGTGGATGAGAACTTCCGCGTGATCGCACTAGGTTTGCCCGTACCTAGGTACAGCGGGCAGCCACTCGATCCACCGCTGAGATCTCGGTTCCAAGCTAGAGATGTTGCTACTATTGGATTCTCG GAACACCTCAGCGTATTAAAAGACGAGGCTCCTCGCGTGGACAGCGTGAAGCTGGAACAGGTGCTGTCTGCTGCGTACGCGCTGATCAGCCCTGAGCTGCAGCAGGTCAGCCTGCCTGACTTCCCTGTGGACAGCTTGCAGGCGGCCGCTCTTATACTG GAACGAAACCCAAACATCCCAATACACAAGCTGATCTACCTCCTATACCCCTACCATTCGTTCCTCACCAGAGAACATGTAAAGAACGTAGAAGCGGTACTACACAACTTGAGCGTAAACACAAGACCTAAATGGAACATATCACTCCAAGGAGTTGACATCAAAGGAAACCATGCCTTAGTGGctatggaaataaacggcgctAAGTCTGAGTTTAGCGTGCCGTATGGTGGGAGGAAGCAGGGAGTCGAAGATAGAAGGGTGGTGAAGACTGCGTACCAAAGTGAACTGTTGAATGAATTGTTGCTGAGTCATAGTGTTGGCGATTTTTGTATAATAG GTCCAAAAGGCTGTGGCAAGAGCCTCCTGGTTTCTCAACTATCGTCCTTATTAGGCTACACAATAGAGCCTATAGTTCTATACCAGGACATGACAGCCAGAGACCTGGTACAGCAAAGAACTACATTGGACAATGGGGATACCGTGTGGAGGAACTCGGCGTTAGTCGAAGCGGCGCTGAAAGGCCATATGGCGGTGTTAGACGGATTGCATAGGATACATGCTAGTACGCTTGCTGTTTTGCATAG GCTAGTTCACGACAGGGAACTACAATTGCACGACGGCACGCGACTGTTGCGACACGACCGATACGACGAGCTGCTCAAGTCAGGCATCACTGAAGCACAGCTACAGGAGAATGGAGTTAGGAAGATACATCCTGCTTTCAG GATAGTAGCGTTAGCGGAACCACCGGTACTAGGCCGGGGCCAGCAATGGCTTTCGCCAGAAATACTCAGCCTGTTCATATTCCACGAGATGAGGAACTTGAGCAAGACTGAAGAAATATTCATCATCAATAGTTTG TTCGGTGACATATCCCAACCACTTCACTCAATAATCAACCTAGCAGATGAGCTCAGAAGATCAGAAGACAGCACTTTGAAGAACCTTTCATCGTCTCTATCCACACGCCAACTCTTAAGGATAGCTAGCAGAATGTCCAAGTATCCTACTGACTCAGCTTACGAGACCGTTCAACAAACATTCTTGGCTAAGTTCCTACCTAATTTAGCTAGACGAGCTCTAGATGGCGCTAGTCAAAAACTAGGTATAGACCCTCCAAGAAGGGTAGGCATCTTCGGAAACAATCCCTCAGAAACCAAAGTCAAATGTTCCGTAAAAAACAACGTTCTAACTATCGGCAATACAAGCACAGAGATATTCAAAACCGAAGCTTTGACTAAAGTCCCGGATATTTTGTTCTATGATGTACCACAACATATGCGGTTGTTAGAATGGTTACTGCAAGACTTTTTGCTTGGCAACCACTTATTACTAGTCGGCAACCAGGGTGTAGGAAAGAATAAGATTGCTGACAGACTTTTACAACTATTAAACCGTCCTAGAGAATACATACAGTTGCATAGAGACACAACAGTCCAATCTTTGACCGTGCAACCGACTGTAAAAGATGGAGTAGTGGTTTATGAAGATTCTCCTTTAGTTAAAGCCGTGAAATATGGTCATGTTTTAGTGGTAGATGAGGCTGATAAAGCCCCAACTCACGTGACTTGTATCTTGAAGACTTTGGTGGAAAATGGAGAAATGATCCTCAGTGATGGTCGAAGAATAGTTCCTAAGCATATGTTGGAAAGTTCCGGGGGTGATGTGTCGAGTTTTATACCGGTACATGATGATTTTAGGATGATTGTGCTGGCTAATAGACCGGGTTTCCCGTTCTTGGGGAATGACTTCTTCGCGTCTTTGG GTGACTTATTCTCCTGTCACGCCGTCGACAATCCTTCAGTGGAGTCAGAAATGGAACTTCTTCGTTCATACGGGCCCGATGTTCCTCATGACGTCATGAAGAAACTGGTGCAAGCGTTCGCGATATTGAGGGATAAGGCCGATCAGGGACAACTGACGTATCCCTACTCGACCAGGGAGCTGGTTAATATTGTTAAACATTTGCAG AAATATCCCACAGAAGACTTAGCAACGGCAATCGGCAACGTTTTCGACTTCGATCGCTACAGCAAAGATATGGCGGACACGTTACTGGAAGTTCTTCACGCGAGCGGACTGCCCGTCGAGGGCGTACTGGAGGGACGGTCCAAAGAGGCGCTTAAGAAGATACAGATGACTATCGATAGGCATAGCGG ATTAGGCACAACAGCACCCAAGCACGGCAAAGAGGATCCGAACAACGATCCTCACGTGGGTGGTAATACTTGGGCGGGCGGTACCGGCGGGCGAGACACTGCTGGTCTGGGCGGGAAGGGCGGGCCTTATAGGCTTGATAAGGGACATGATGTTCATCAG CTTTCAGACGCTGAAAAGGATGACGTACCGGAGCACGTGAAGAAAGCGGCGCGGGAGATGAACCGCAAAGCTTTCGAGGAACGACTCAAGGAGATCAACATGAGCGAGTTCGATGCTAAACTGTATGGACAGTTCTATAGGGCGGTGCAGCCACAG ATAGGAGCACTGCGCGGTGTATTAGCCGAACTGCAAGCGAAGAAGAAGGAACGCCACTGGAGCAGACATCAGACTAGCGGGGAACTAGATGACGGCAAGATTATTGaag GTTTAGCCGGCGAGCGCTCAATATACCGTCGCAGAACGGACCAGGAGCCACCGCCGGGAGCTCCGCCAGAAAAGCCTAAAAGACTCAGATTGGTGGTAGACGTCTCTGGCAGTATGTACAG GTTCAATTCCTACGACGGTCGTCTAGAACGTTCGATGGAAGCCGTGGTGCTACTGACAGAGGCACTGAAAGGCTACGAGGCTCGCATCCGATACGACATGCTCGGCCACTCGGGGGAGGAACACGCGCTAGAGCTCGTCAGGGTCGACCGACCCCCAGACAATGAGAAGGAGAGATTAAAG ATAATCCGGCTGATGCATGCTCACGCGCAGTTCTGCTGGTCGGGCGACAACACTCTCCCGGCGGCTCAACATGCCATCGCTACTGTAGCAGCCGAGGACGCGGACGAGGCTATAGTGCTTATACTGTCCGATGCTAATTTGAGACG ATACGGTATTCAACCAGAGGATTTAGGCACGATACTGACATCGGACCACAGAGTGCAGGCGCACGTTATATTTATCGGCAGCTTGGGAGACGAAGCTAATGc ACTCCTGCGTCGGCTGCCGGCGGGTCACGCGCACGTGTGCATGGACGTGGCCGCGTTACCGCAGATTATGCAGCAGATCTTCGCATCATCACTCTTACAATCCTCTTGA
- the LOC110383228 gene encoding uncharacterized protein LOC110383228, with amino-acid sequence MVLWQSSQRPMYVRTVWVGGFRHAILTHDDPYLLKLKRRRPNSSASSTSHNKSSRLSPPSDDLQDCLRKLNLVLTSDKSRINQRPATSGDIEHLNLHGVDQDFDDELYVKASPQPLNESHRSNYDSLNINMRNLRANKTARTDSKENTELSERVLQWLDLAGKIDLLAPENVERMSQPRHSWPELQRRHNLSKSKTANDIHKEAGRTSPKGGDSPKAQQSGAIDRTDFYVPTSANTIENYARQSRNVKSTPRQEISVKIKDNHNKKSRDLKTNVTETRLKVINEKTAIEKQYADMLNKKLIPDVSKNPKKQVHIFMPELPKKLESTTPSRTESLLSQPSYKSLKFDTTLNKK; translated from the coding sequence ATGGTCCTGTGGCAGTCCTCGCAGCGGCCTATGTACGTGAGGACTGTGTGGGTGGGCGGCTTCCGACACGCCATACTCACGCACGACGACCCCTACCTACTCAAGCTCAAGAGGCGCAGGCCTAACTCCTCCGCCAGCTCCACCAGCCACAACAAGAGCTCCCGGCTCAGTCCGCCCTCCGACGACCTGCAGGACTGCTTGAGGAAGCTTAACCTCGTCCTCACGAGCGACAAGTCCCGCATCAACCAGCGCCCGGCTACCTCGGGAGACATAGAACACCTCAACTTACACGGTGTAGATCAGGACTTTGACGACGAATTGTATGTGAAAGCAAGTCCGCAACCTTTGAACGAATCACATAGAAGTAATTACGATAGCCTCAATATCAACATGAGAAACTTGAGAGCTAATAAAACCGCCAGAACCGACTCTAAAGAGAACACTGAACTTTCTGAACGTGTTCTACAATGGCTGGACTTGGCGGGAAAAATAGATCTGTTAGCGCCAGAAAACGTGGAACGAATGTCACAGCCACGACACAGCTGGCCGGAGCTACAGCGTCGACACAATTTGTCGAAATCGAAAACAGCAAATGACATACATAAGGAGGCCGGGCGAACATCGCCGAAAGGAGGGGACAGCCCAAAAGCGCAACAAAGTGGAGCTATCGATCGCACTGATTTTTATGTGCCGACGTCTGCCAACACGATCGAGAACTACGCGCGACAGTCACGGAACGTGAAGAGCACGCCACGGCAGGAGATTAGCgtcaaaataaaagacaatcACAACAAGAAATCCAGGGACCTCAAAACGAACGTGACGGAGACGCGGCTCAAGGTCATCAATGAGAAGACAGCCATAGAGAAGCAATACGCAGATATGCTCAACAAGAAGTTGATACCCGACGTGAGCAAGAACCCTAAGAAACAAGTGCACATCTTCATGCCTGAGCTGCCTAAGAAACTGGAGTCGACCACACCAAGTAGAACTGAAAGTTTACTGTCACAGCCGTCTTATAAGAGTTTGAAGTTTGACACAACattgaataaaaagtaa
- the LOC110383676 gene encoding zinc finger protein 808 produces MNSDESDDEPLSVIAANKKLDPDKYEEATSDNSETQSKKKKKLPPPKRLSITIKLQKKKAGQQQQVIERPEDVWLYLKDLNPSGPYSCLLCSDWFINRSKIIVHYVLNHKKDFCGICRYFVPDRDSWWKHVKFHTPWPCSQCVQNFETEVELRSHLKSVHNLVHCRLCHFRVMDGDPYHTHLFQKHNVSNVSNKDEENFWELEYDGTSNFVCLLCTKTNIASRTFFNHYMGYHHFTLKCFTALVSGRDPPFSVYGADLRAEFVEEQLKQHARYGYVDAEIKPTDCAIEADPNDTKDLLKVLIPEIKQEVMVTDEGKNDETETNKDDDYDDVYKNYNGDDDFDVTLMELIVVQKCYHDYISDILSDYNAKLFYEPSGVNYEKLTTEVAMDIVCTLCRVRYSTLSNFTTHMFKMHSVKSLPIFSCRVCATTFESQAELDNHTVHELGDFEDLWICQFCDKEFDDREATRRHLTEHWEVVEYDNCFSPHLGFKCRYCPTLFWHETDRETHQVRAHFFNNKEAYYKCEPCNEVFSDKVWFVHHYLEKHSTPEKVPLYLLKCTLCCMVLPTIEEMRTHFTWEHPEARKVFCSLDSCQYKPLSHRKSFKLHVRTMHTSRSRAERSVECAVCGREFSSSRACGAHMSQAHGPGKFKCKLCREVLHTMDERKLHYLISHPGQHPFECTECGKSFQYKSSLYMHKQDHLPNKQNYTCTYCGKIFMKRDSFREHVQIHEGPRHACSYCPMRFVQRSNMLRHERRHTGERPYACPHCPRSFADKGACNSHARTHLKDTSYACMYCGKTFVQKSKLTYHIRKHTGENLETCPVCSKLFTSACSLREHMKIHEPKKATVKCPLCDRKYQDERYMLRHLRTSHTRARHPCPLCGKTLTSAAGLRHHVITHSSMKTIRCKMCPKAYSVKRTMIKHFRRRHGFKGTESNIKEYYTRLDPRECNLGLDEPIMTSIFGPPQRKMTDILVGDYVTLTNINQQKGDEKHEESEAEGTQNEKSESEDEQSRDSEKDSDDNENEEKKVTIKVEGKEESEQNDQELEPTDFVSVKIEPMDDELHENV; encoded by the exons ATGAATTCGGATGAGTCGGACGACGAGCCACTGTCGGTCATAGCGGCAAATAAGAAATTAGATCCAGATAAATATGAGGAGGCGACATCAGATAATTCCGAGACTCAAagtaagaaaaagaagaaattaCCGCCGCCTAAACGGCTGTCCATCACTATAAAGCTTCAGAAGAAGAAGGCTGGACAGCAACAACAAGTTATAGAGCGTCCAGAAGACGTGTGGCTTTACTTAAAAGATCTCAACCCTTCGGGGCCTTACAGTTGTTTACTTTGCTCAGATTGGTTCATAAACAGATCGAAAATTATTGTTCACTATGTCCTTAATCATAAGAAAGACTTTTGCGGTATTTGTAG ATATTTCGTACCTGACAGAGATTCCTGGTGGAAACATGTTAAGTTTCATACTCCTTGGCCTTGCTCACAATGTGTTCAGAACTTTGAAACAGAAGTAGAGTTACGAAGCCACTTGAAGAGTGTGCATAATCTTGTACATTGTAGACTTTGTCATTTCCGTGTTATGGATGGAGATCCATATCACACACATTTATTCCAAAAACACAATGTCTCGAATGTATCTAACAAAGATGAGGAAAACTTTTGGGAGTTAGAATATGATGGCACATCCAACTTCGTTTGTTTACTCTGCACTAAGACCAACATTGCAAGTAGGACATTCTTCAATCATTACATGGGGTACCACCATTTTACACTGAAGTGTTTCACAGCTCTAGTGTCAGGCAGAGACCCCCCATTCTCAGTATATGGTGCTGATCTCAGGGCAGAATTTGTTGAAGAACAACTAAAACAACATGCTAGGTACGGCTATGTTGATGCAGAAATTAAGCCCACTGACTGTGCTATAGAAGCGGATCCTAATGACACTAAAGACTTGCTGAAAGTCCTCATACCAGAAATAAAGCAAGAAGTTATGGTCACAGATGAAGGCAAGAACGATGAGACAGAAACAAACAAAGacgatgattatgatgatgtttACAAAAACTATAATGGTGATGATGACTTTGATGTGACCTTGATGGAGCTGATAGTTGTACAAAAATGTTACCATGACTACATTAGTGATATACTATCAGATTACAATGCTAAATTATTTTACGAGCCCTCTGGTGTTAATTACGAGAAGCTTACAACTGAAGTTGCTATGGATATTGTTTGTACATTGTGCCGTGTTCGGTACAGTACCTTATCCAATTTCACAACTCATATGTTTAAGATGCACTCTGTGAAATCTTTACCGATATTTTCATGTAGAGTGTGTGCAACTACTTTTGAATCTCAAGCAGAGTTAGATAATCATACAGTACATGAATTGGGTGATTTTGAAGATTTGTGGATATGTCAATTCTGTGATAAGGAGTTTGACGACAGAGAAGCTACAAGACGGCACCTAACTGAACATTGGGAAGTTGTAGAATATGACAACTGTTTCAGTCCTCACTTAGGCTTCAAATGTCGATATTGTCCGACACTGTTCTGGCATGAGACAGACAGAGAAACTCATCAAGTTCGTGCTcatttctttaataataaagaagCTTATTACAAGTGTGAGCCTTGCAATGAAGTTTTCAGTGATAAG GTGTGGTTTGTCCACCACTACTTAGAAAAGCATAGCACCCCTGAAAAAGTTCCACTGTACTTGCTAAAGTGCACCCTCTGCTGCATGGTGCTACCAACCATCGAGGAGATGAGGACTCACTTTACCTGGGAGCACCCTGAAGCCAGGAAGGTGTTCTGTTCCTTGGACTCGTGTCAGTACAAGCCTTTGAGCCATAGGAAGTCTTTTAAGCTGCATGTGCGG ACGATGCACACATCTCGCTCCCGAGCTGAGCGCTCAGTAGAATGCGCGGTGTGTGGACGTGAGTTCAGTAGCTCACGTGCGTGCGGTGCTCACATGTCGCAGGCGCACGGGCCCGGCAAGTTCAAGTGCAAGCTCTGTCGCGAGGTGCTGCACACTATGGATGAGCG aaaacttCACTACCTCATCAGCCACCCTGGACAGCATCCGTTTGAGTGCACGGAATGCGGCAAATCATTCCAGTACAAGTCGTCACTGTATATGCACAAACAAGATCATTTGCCTAACAAGCAGAACTACACCTGTACCTACTGCGGGAAGATATTTATG AAACGCGACTCCTTCCGTGAACACGTCCAAATCCACGAGGGTCCTCGTCACGCGTGCTCGTACTGCCCCATGCGCTTCGTGCAGCGCTCCAACATGCTGCGGCACGAGCGGCGCCACACGGGCGAGCGGCCCTACGCCTGCCCCCACTGTCCCCGGAGCTTCGCTGACAAGGGCGCTTGTAATTCTCATGCTAG gaCCCATCTAAAGGACACGTCGTACGCATGTATGTACTGCGGGAAAACTTTCGTGCAGAAGTCCAAGCTCACATACCACATCAGGAAACATACTGGCGAGA atCTAGAGACCTGTCCAGTGTGTTCCAAACTGTTTACAAGCGCCTGTTCCCTGCGTGAACACATGAAAATACATGAGCCTAAGAAAGCTACAGTGAAATGTCCGCTATGTG ATCGCAAGTATCAAGACGAGCGCTACATGCTGCGTCACCTGCGCACGTCGCACACTCGCGCGCGGCACCCGTGCCCCCTCTGCGGCAAGACGCTCACCAGCGCCGCCGGCCTCAGGCATCACGTTATCACTCATAGCTCTATGAAGACTATTAGG TGCAAAATGTGTCCAAAAGCGTACTCAGTGAAGAGGACAATGATAAAACATTTCCGTCGTCGACACGGATTTAAAGGCACAGAGTCTAACATAAAAGAGTATTACACTCGGCTGGACCCCAGAGAGTGTAACCTAGGCCTCGACGAACCCATCATGACCAGCATTTTTGGACCCCCACAGCGAAAAATGACAGATATCTTAGTAGGAGATTATGTTACCTTAACTAATATTAACCAACAGAAAGGAGATGAAAAGCACGAAGAAAGTGAGGCAGAAGGAACACAAAATGAAAAGTCGGAATCTGAAGATGAACAATCAAGGGATAGTGAAAAGGATTCAGATGACAATGAGAATGAAGAAAAGAAAGTAACCATTAAAGTGGAGGGTAAAGAAGAGAGTGAACAAAATGATCAAGAGTTAGAGCCTACTGATTTTGTTAGTGTTAAAATCGAACCTATGGATGATGAACTTCATGAGAATGTGTAG